The following is a genomic window from Halodesulfovibrio marinisediminis DSM 17456.
CAATAGTTGTGTTGCCACTATTGAGATTAGAAAAGCCCCTGCTCATAGCAACAGGGGCTTTTTTTATGGGGTTGAATTGAGATAGCGAAGGGAAGTGGGTAACTGCGAAATGAAATATACTTTTTTTAGAATTTTCGTTGACAGAGGGCTGGCTTTTCCATAGAAACACTTCTCGCAACTTGTTGGGCTATCGTTCAATTGGCAGGACGACGGGTTCTGGCTCCGTTAATCAAGGTTCGAGTCCTTGTAGCCCAGCCATTAAGTTAGTTAGATTAAAACAAGGTCAGAAGTTTTAATCTGCATATATGACGCGTCCCCATCGTCTAGCCTGGCCCAGGACACCTGCCTTTCACGCAGGCGACGGGGGTTCAAATCCCCCTGGGGACGCCAAATGAAAGTTAAGGACTTACACGAAAGTGTAAGTCCTTTTTTCGTTGGTCCATCTTGAGTGGTCTAAGCTTTTTGCAGGGGGAATGTTGGTGTGTGTTGGTGAATCGACTGAATTATAGGCGTTAATGTAAGTAAGTGTGATGCAATAACGGGCAGTTTTGAAAGAGACGGTCCGTTTTTTTGTAATTACTTCGCAATACAATAGAGAATTGTTTCGTTAAACCACACGCTATGATGCCCGACATAGAATGAATACCCGAGATTCGCGTCCAGTAAGAACTTTGGTATGTTTACAAGATCGTTACCGTTGTTCGTATGGTATATAGAAACCATAAGCTTAGGACGATGGGCACGAATCGTCTGCATTGCGCCTTCAAGCACTGGAATTTCTGCGCCTTCAACATCTAATTTGATGAGTGTGGGAGCAGGCTTGTCTGAAAAATATTCATCAATACTCGTTGTTGAACATGACGCTTCGGCGGTACCTGAAGAGATGACACTGGAATACCCTTGGGTTGGGTTGGTAATGGAAAGCTTCAGTGTGGTTGTATTCTTCCAGAGTGCCTTGTTCTCTAAGTGAATGGCCGGGGATTGTGCGGTACGCTTGAGTGAAAGCTTGTAGCATTCAGGTACCGGTTCAAAGCCATAGAGAGCGCCGCTCTCTCCAATCGCTTTCGTAAGTTTTACGGATGTTTTTCCGTCACAGATGCCGCCTTCACAGAGGATGTCGCCTTCTTCAGCATGCACCACAGGGTGAAAGTACTGTGGGTACAGGGCAAGATGTGTGTAGCTGAAATCTCCAAGCAGCCTTGCTTTACATATTCCTAAGTAGGCTTGCTTGCTTTCCGCATCACTCAATTGATTGTAGCAGGCAGCCATGTTCATAATATCTTCAGGACGCAGTGGTTCAGGCGTAAATTCATCAAAGAATCTGCTGACAGAATTCTTTTCTACTGAAGGATTGAGAATATTTTTGTTGGCAAGGTGGCGAACC
Proteins encoded in this region:
- a CDS encoding FkbM family methyltransferase, producing MTISSTERLAAELAEYHELSSPVYAGFIETLLTLPAQRPIVDTITPEDTVVVCRREILNEAIAYYQKRYTTLPVFYTFSPNASVYKAESDVIVRDVETLSSEQKVHIFTSLTARRPGHSGISFLVRHLANKNILNPSVEKNSVSRFFDEFTPEPLRPEDIMNMAACYNQLSDAESKQAYLGICKARLLGDFSYTHLALYPQYFHPVVHAEEGDILCEGGICDGKTSVKLTKAIGESGALYGFEPVPECYKLSLKRTAQSPAIHLENKALWKNTTTLKLSITNPTQGYSSVISSGTAEASCSTTSIDEYFSDKPAPTLIKLDVEGAEIPVLEGAMQTIRAHRPKLMVSIYHTNNGNDLVNIPKFLLDANLGYSFYVGHHSVWFNETILYCIAK